A DNA window from Hordeum vulgare subsp. vulgare chromosome 1H, MorexV3_pseudomolecules_assembly, whole genome shotgun sequence contains the following coding sequences:
- the LOC123439464 gene encoding transcription factor MYBS3, with translation MTRRCSHCSYNGHNSRTCPNRGVKIFGVRLTDGSIRKSASMGNLSLLGGSTSGGGGASPADVGHDAAAEGYASDDFVQGSSSANRERKKGVPWTEEEHRRFLLGLQKLGKGDWRGISRNFVVSRTPTQVASHAQKYFIRQANMSRRKRRSSLFDLVPDESDLPPLPGNHEPEAQILNHPPLPPPMEEEEVESMESDTSVIAESSSASAIMPENLQPSYPVLVPAYFSPFLQFSVPFWQNQNDGDDLGQGTHEIVKPVPVHSKSPINVDELVGMSKLSIGDPKQDTVSTSLSLKMVGGQNRQSAFQANLPTRAQA, from the exons ATGACGAGGCGGTGCTCGCACTGCAGCTACAACGGCCACAACTCGCGGACGTGCCCCAACCGCGGGGTCAAGATCTTCGGGGTGCGCCTCACCGATGGATCCATCCGCAAGAGCGCCAGCATGGGGAACCTCTCCCTGCTCGGAGGATCcaccagcggcggcggcggcgcgtccCCCGCTGACGTCGGCCACGACGCCGCCGCGGAGGGCTACGCCTCCGACGACTTCGTGCAGGGATCATCATCCGCCAACCGCGAGCGCAAGAAAG GGGTTCCTTGGACTGAAGAAGAACACCGGAGGTTTTTGCTTGGATTGCAAAAACTTGGAAAAGGTGATTGGCGAGGAATCTCTCGTAATTTTGTGGTCTCAAGAACACCTACTCAAGTAGCAAGTCATGCTCAGAAATATTTTATACGCCAAGCCAATATGAGCAGAAGGAAGAGAAGGTCTAGCCTCTTTGATTTGGTGCCTGACGAG TCGGACCTGCCACCTCTTCCTGGTAATCATGAACCTGAGGCCCAAATATTAAATCACCCACCATTACCTCcacccatggaggaggaggaggtagaaTCTATGGAGTCAGATACTTCTGTCATTGCAGAGAGTTCTTCAGCTTCTGCTATCATGCCAGAGAATTTGCAACCGAGCTATCCGGTGCTAGTTCCAGCATATTTCTCACCATTCTTGCAATTCTCAGTCCCTTTCTGGCAAAATCAGAATGATGGAGATGATCTTGGACAAGGGACACATGAGATTGTGAAGCCTGTTCCGGTTCATTCAAAGAGTCCAATCAATGTTGATGAACTGGTGGGCATGTCGAAGCTAAGCATAGGGGATCCCAAGCAAGACACAGTATCTACCTCTCTTTCCTTAAAAATGGTAGGAGGTCAAAATAGACAATCGGCTTTCCAGGCAAATCTCCCAACGAGGGCTCAGGCGTGA
- the LOC123439444 gene encoding hexose carrier protein HEX6-like — MAIGAFVDAPAAGSGEYSGRVTPFVVLTCIVAGSGGILFGYDLGISGGVTSMDSFLKTFFPEVYRRKQDSNVSNYCQFDSELLTVFTSSLYIAGLIATLFASSVTRRFGRRASMLIGGTVFIAGSAFGGAAVNVPMLLLNRILLGIGLGFTNQSIPLYLSEMAPPQYRGAINNGFELSISIGILIANILNYCVVKLTAGWGWRISLSMAAVPAAFLTIGAIFLPETPSFIIQRDGDTDKARALLQKLRGTTSVQNELDDLFSASNLSRAAIYPFRDIFKRKYRPQLAMVLLIPFFNQLTGINVMNFYAPVMFRTIGLKESASLLSSVVTRLCATFANIVAMLVVDRFGRRKLFLVGGIQMILSQLAVGAILAAKFKDSGLMDKDYAFLVLITMCVFVAGFAWSWGPLTFLVPTEICPLEIRSAGQSIVVAVVFLMTFVIGQTFLAVLCRIESGTFFVFAAWICVMTLVVYLFLPETKKLPMEQMEQVWRRHWFWKKIVGEEDDKEKEKQERKTHSPSS, encoded by the exons ATGGCGATAGGGGCGTTCGTGGACGCGCCGGCCGCCGGCTCCGGAGAGTACAGCGGCCGGGTGACGCCGTTCGTGGTGCTGACCTGCATCGTCGCCGGCAGCGGCGGCATCCTCTTCGGCTACGACCTCGGCATCTCCG GCGGTGTCACCTCCATGGACTCATTTCTGAAGACGTTCTTCCCGGAGGTGTACCGCCGCAAGCAGGACAGCAATGTCAGCAACTACTGCCAGTTCGACAGCGAGCTCCTCACCGTCTTCACCTCCTCCCTCTATATCGCCGGCCTCATCGCGACGCTGTTCGCGTCGTCTGTCACGAGGAGGTTTGGCCGCCGTGCGTCCATGCTGATCGGTGGAACCGTCTTTATCGCCGGCTCGGCGTTCGGGGGAGCAGCCGTGAACGTGCCCATGCTTCTCCTCAACCGGATCCTGCTGGGAATAGGCCTGGGGTTCACTAACCAG TCGATCCCATTGTACCTGTCAGAAATGGCGCCACCCCAGTACCGCGGTGCGATCAACAATGGGTTCGAGCTCAGCATCAGCATCGGCATTCTCATTGCAAACATCCTCAACTACTGTGTGGTGAAACTCACGGCAGGATGGGGCTGGAGGATATCCCTATCCATGGCCGCAGTCCCTGCTGCATTCCTGACCATCGGTGCAATCTTCCTCCCTGAGACGCCAAGCTTCATAATCCAGCGGGACGGCGACACCGACAAGGCGAGAGCCCTGCTCCAGAAGCTGCGTGGAACCACCTCTGTGCAGAATGAGCTAGACGACCTGTTCTCTGCTAGCAACCTCTCAAGGGCAGCCATATATCCATTCAGAGACATATTCAAGAGGAAGTACAGGCCACAGCTCGCCATGGTGCTCCTGATCCCTTTCTTCAACCAGCTCACCGGGATCAATGTGATGAACTTCTATGCCCCGGTGATGTTCCGGACAATCGGTCTCAAGGAGAGCGCCTCCCTCCTGTCGTCGGTGGTCACGCGTCTCTGCGCGACATTTGCTAACATCGTAGCGATGTTGGTGGTCGACAGGTTTGGGCGCAGGAAGCTCTTCCTCGTAGGAGGGATCCAGATGATCTTGTCGCAGCTCGCTGTCGGCGCCATCCTAGCTGCAAAGTTCAAGGACTCTGGTTTGATGGATAAGGACTATGCTTTCCTTGTGTTGATCACCATGTGCGTGTTTGTGGCGGGCTTTGCATGGTCATGGGGACCACTCACGTTCCTCGTCCCGACTGAGATCTGCCCACTGGAGATCAGATCAGCAGGGCAGAGCATTGTGGTCGCCGTGGTCTTCTTGATGACGTTTGTGATCGGCCAGACGTTTCTGGCAGTCCTCTGCCGCATCGAGTCGGGGACGTTCTTCGTCTTTGCCGCGTGGATTTGCGTGATGACGCTAGTGGTCTACCTGTTCCTGCCAGAGACCAAGAAGCTTCCCATGGAGCAGATGGAGCAGGTCTGGAGGAGGCATTGGTTCTGGAAGAAGATTGTTGGGGAGGAAGATGATAAGGAAAAGGAGAAGCAAGAAAGGAAAACCCACTCGCCGAGCTCCTAG
- the LOC123439454 gene encoding O-fucosyltransferase 30, with the protein MDLPASRGRWRRRSARSNVRLLVAVLFLLLPASLLLSSSYSSLLRSLLPFSASAPGSDGGTPRCGRSAELQGERFLWYAPHSGFSNQVGELRNAAVAAALLNRTLVVPPVLDHHAVALGSCPKFRVAEPSDLRAAVWDHAMQLLREQRYVSMGDIVDLSPLKPLVKTIDFRVFVSLWCGVDMRKTCFAGLCCAVSGGGSLPSDYDRCRSLLSGLEGSESSGCVYPVQDDCRTTVWTYQENNDRALDSFQPDEELKRKKKISYVRRRKDIYKSLGPGNKAEDATLLAFGTLFSAPYKGSESYFDIHESPKDHRLQNLLEKIEFLPFVPEIMAAGKELAKSKIKEPFLCAQLRLLDGQFKNHWKSTFSALKEKLKSLEVEMKTNKNSGPVQIFLMTDLPPANWTKTYLADIAKDVRYQLYTLKENDVLQTAEKLMAAEHGIRSGFLPKIRGNTNKDCDSVQLPEILLYIEESVCSCASLGFVGTVGSTIAGSIETMRKNNVCKL; encoded by the exons ATGGACCTGCCGGCGAGCCGCGGCCGGTGGCGCAGGCGGAGCGCGCGGTCGAACGTGCGGCTACTTGTGGCCGTCTtgttcctcctcctcccggcatCCCTCCtgctctcctcctcctactcctccctgCTCCGCTCCCTACTCCCCTTCTCCGCCTCCGCGCCCGGCAGTGACGGCGGCACCCCGAGGTGTGGGCGCTCCGCGGAGCTGCAGGGAGAGAGGTTCCTCTGGTACGCACCGCACAGCGGGTTCAGCAACCAGGTGGGCGAGCTGCGGAACGCTGCGGTTGCGGCCGCGCTGCTCAACCGCACCCTCGTCGTGCCCCCCGTGCTCGACCACCACGCCGTCGCCCTCGGGAGCTGCCCAAAGTTCAGGGTCGCCGAACCCTCCGACCTCCGAGCCGCCGTCTGGGACCACGCCATGCAGCTCCTCCGGGAGCAGAG GTATGTTTCGATGGGTGACATAGTTGATCTGTCCCCACTGAAGCCTTTGGTTAAGACAATTGATTTCAGGGTGTTTGTTTCATTATGGTGCGGTGTAGATATGCGGAAAACTTGCTTTGCTGGGTTGTGCTGTGCTGTTTCTGGCGGTGGATCATTGCCAAGTGACTATGATAGATGCCGGTCTTTGCTGTCTGGTTTAGAAGGCAGTGAAAGTAGTGGTTGTGTGTACCCTGTTCAGGATGATTGTAGAACCACAGTCTGGACATATCAGGAGAATAATGATAGAGCACTGGATTCGTTTCAACCTGATGAAGAgttaaaaaggaagaagaagatatcaTATGTTAGGAGGCGTAAAGATATATACAAGAGTTTAGGGCCTGGTAATAAAGCTGAGGATGCTACCTTGTTGGCCTTTGGGACACTTTTTTCAGCACCATACAAGGGATCAGAGTCTTATTTTGATATCCATGAATCACCAAAGGATCATAGATTACAGAATCTACTTGAGAAAATTGAGTTCCTTCCTTTTGTCCCAGAGATCATGGCTGCGGGGAAGGAGCTTGCTAAGAGCAAGATTAAGGAGCCTTTTCTTTGTGCACAACTAAGATTGTTAGATGGCCAGTTTAAGAATCACTGGAAATCTACCTTTTCTGCCCTTAAGGAGAAGCTGAAATCTCTTGAGGTGGAAATGAAGACAAACAAGAACAGTGGTCCTGTTCAAATTTTCCTCATGACTGATCTCCCCCCAGCAAACTGGACGAAAACCTATCTCGCAGATATTGCAAAAGATGTGAGATATCAACTGTACACCCTGAAGGAAAATGATGTTCTACAGACTGCCGAGAAGCTTATGGCTGCTGAACATGGCATAAGGTCTGGATTCCTTCCAAAGATCAGAGGAAACACGAACAAAGATTGTGATTCAGTTCAACTGCCGGAAATTTTATTATATATCGAAGAATCTGTTTGCAGCTGTGCATCACTTGGATTTGTGGGGACTGTTGGATCAACCATAGCAGGAAGCATAGAAACAATGAGGAAGAACAATGTCTGCAAATTGTAG